Below is a genomic region from Deinococcus koreensis.
ATGAACAAGCGCAGCCAGTACGTGAACCGCATCGAAGGCAGCGGGCACGGGCTGGAGATCCTGCCGGGGCAGGGGCAGTACCTGTTCATCTACCCCTTCATCAAGACCCGTCCCTGGTACGACCTGACGCCCCATTCCCGCCAGGGCATGATGGACGAACACATCCACGCCAGCGCGCCGTTCAAGGGCGTGCGGATCAACACGAGCTACTCCTACGGCATCGACGACCAGGAGTTCGTGGTGAGCTTCGACTCCGACCATCCGCAGGAATTCGTCGATCTGGTGCACCGCCTGCGCTACACGGAAGCCAGCATGTACACCCTGCGCGACACGCCCATGTTCACCTGCGTGAAGAAGGAACTGGCGGGCGTGCTGGACGATCTGGGATAAGAGGCGATGGGCTGTGAGCTGTGGGCTATGAGCACCGCCTCGCTCATAGCCCACAGCTCATAGCCCCCGTCCCTCACACCTCGACCCCGTCCAGACTGGCGATGCCGTGCTTGAGCGCGTACAGCGCGGCCTGGGTGCGGCTGTCCAGGCCCAGCTTGCTCAGCAGGCGGCTCACGTGGGTCTTCACGGTCGCCTCGGAGACGTCCTGGTCGCGGGCGATGTCCTTGTTGGAATAGCCGTGGGCGATCAGCTGCAGCACGATGGTTTCCTTGGGGGTCAGGGTCTCGCGCATCTCGCCGCCCCGGAAGTCACGCACCAGGCGGCGGGCCGCTTCCGGGTGGAGCCGCACCTCACCGCGCGCGGCGGCGTGGATGGCCTCGGCCAGCGTGTCCGAGGAGGCGTCCTTGAGCATGTAGGAGATCGCGCCGGCCTCGATGGCGCCGTTGACCTTGTGCTCCTCCAGGGTGCTGGTCAGGGCGATCACCTCGGTCTCAGGCAGGCGGCGGCGCAGGTGCCGGGTGGCGGTGATGCCGTCCATCACGGGCATCATCAGATCCATGATGACCACGTCGGGGATCAGCCGCTCGGCCTCGGCCAGGGCTTCCTCGCCGTTGGCGGCCTCCCCGACCACCTCGATGAGCGGGTCGAGGCCCAGGAACAGTTTCAGCCCCTGGCGCACGACGGCGTGGTCATCGACGAGCAGGACACTGACGGGTGGGTTGGCGGGTAGGGTCATGGGGCGGGCCTCCTGGGGAAAGGTGAAGAGGGTCAGGGTCTGGAGCTGGAGCCGGGCGGCACTTCGGAGGGCGCCTCAGGCGGAGGCGGAACCTCGACCGGCTGGCCGTCCAGGGTCTGCAGGGCGAAGTCGCCGCTGCTGCTGTCCACGAACACGTCGAGCTGCGGCGCGGTGGCGGGCGGCGTGCCGGGCGGGAGGGTGAGGGTGTCGCGGTCGGTGAAGCGCACCCGGACGCGCAGGGTCGGGGGCACGCGCAGGGTCACGTCCCCGCTCTGGGTGCGGATGTCGAGGTTGCCGCCCAGGGTGCCGGGCGGGGCGCTCACGGTCACGTCTCCGCTGGCGGTCGTGACGCTGCCCCGCTGGTGGACGCCCGGCAGGGTCAGGCGCACGTCGCCGCTGAGGCTGCCCACGCCGAGCGCCTGCAGCCGCGCGCCCGCCAGGTTCAGGGAGAGGTCGCCGCTCTGGGTGTTCACGCGCAGCGCCTCGGGGCTGGCGCCGGGGCTCGCGGTCACGGCGATGTCCCCACTGGCGCTGATCAGCGAGAACGGCCCGCCGGCCCGGCCCGGTAGGGTCACGGCCTGGCTTCCGCTGGAGGTGCGAACCGTCAGGGCGCGCAGCCGCAGCGGCACGAGGTTCAGCGTCTGGGCGCCGCTGCTGGTCTGGGTGCTCAGGGTGAGCGGAATGCGGCGGGTCAGGGCCAGGCTCAGGCGGTGCTGCAGGGGTTCGGGGCCGCCCACGACCACCCGACCCCGGTCAAAGGGCTGGCCCTGCAGCGGCTGGACGCGCAGCCCCAGCGAGGCGCTGAGCTGCCGGCCACGGCGCTGGGCCTCCACGCTCAGGGGATTGCGGTCGCGGTGAACCGCGCGGCCGCTCAGCACCTGCGGGCTGCCCGGCGGCAGGGCCCCCAGGTCGATGTCCACCCGGTCGCCCTCCAGGCGCAGGGTGGCGGAGCCGGCGAGGTCGCGGGGCAACGGGCCGTCGAGCGGCAGGGAGACGGGGGTGGTCACGCCCAGCAGGCCCGGCGTGGGCACCGGCGTGACGCCGCGCCAGGTGAGCACGCTGCCCAGCCCGGCCAGCAGCAGCCCCAGCGCCATGCGCGCCAGCACGGGCGGCAGCGGGCGGGTCGGCGGGCTGAAGGTCACCGTGACCCCCGGGGGGCGGGCAGGTCGGGGGCCGTGCTCCCGGAAGCGGCACTGGGCTCACCACTGGGCGGGGCGGACTCAGGGCCGGGGGGCAGGCGCAGCTCTGCCTGAACAGGGGCGTCCACGGGCAGCCGCAGCGTGACCTGCGTGCCGGCGCCGGGCGCGCTGCGGACCTCCAGCCCGCCGCCGACCCCCGCCGCCCGCTCGCGCATGGACCGCTGGCCCAGGGTGCCGCTGCGCGGGGCGGCCGGGTCGAACCCCCGCCCGTCGTCGCGCACGCTGAGGATGACCTGCTGGCCGTCCTCGTGGACATCCAGCCAGACCTGGGTGGCCCGGGCGTGCTTGACGATGTTGTGCATGGCTTCCTGGGCCACCCGGTAGGCGGCGGCCTGGGCGTCGGGGCCCAGGCGCGGCTCGGTCTTCAGCTCGGCATGCACGGTGAGCCCGTGGCGGGCCTCCAGGGCGTGGGCGTGCTGGCGCAGCGCGGCGACCAGGCCGCCCTCCTCCAGCGCGTCGGGGCGCAGGCTGAAGAGCAGCGCCTTCATCTCGGAGACCCCGCCCTCGGCCAGCCGGATGGTGTATTCCAGGCTGGCGCGCGTGCGCTCCGGGTCGAGTTCCAGGGTGGCGCGGGCGGTCTTGGCCCCCAGGGTGATGCCGTACAGCGCCTGGGCCACCGAGTCGTGCAGCTCTCGGGCCAGCCGCGCCCGCTCCTGTTCGCCCGCCCGCGCGCCCGCCCGCTCGATCAGCTGCGCGGCGTGCAGGGCCGTGCCCGCGTGATCCGCGATGCTCAGCAGAAAGGCCAGCTCCTCGCTGCCGGGCCGCACGCCCGGCGCATACAGGGCCCGCAGCACCCCGCCGTCGGGCACGCCCGCCGAGGGGGGCAGGGCCACCGGCAGGGTCGCCAGCAGCGCGCCGTCCACGCTGCGGCGCACGTCGGCCTCGCCGGGGGCCGGTCGGCGGTCGGGCCGCCCGCCCAGCGCCTGGGCGTCGGGGCCGCTGCCGGCGCGCAGGGTGCCGTCCGGGGCTACCAGCGCGACGGCGTGGGCGGTGCTGGCCGCGCGGGCCTGGGCGGTCAGGTCCTGCAGGGTGGCGCCCAGGTCGTCGCCCAGGGCCACCCGGCCGGCGGCGCGGCGCAGGGCCACCACCTCGCGGCGGGCGGCCTCGGCGCCGGGGTCGCGGGCCAGCAGCGCCACCGCCAGGCGCGTCCACATCCGTCCCAGCAGGTTGACCACCCCGGCCGTGACCACCAGCCCCCCCGCCCCCAGCAGCAGCAGCCCCAGGACGCCCAGCGGGCTGGGCCGCAGCGTCCACTCGCCCCACATCACCGGCAGAGCGCCGGGGTTCATCAGCCACAGCGGCGAGGCCAGCCCCAGCAGGCACACGGCCGCCAGCGTGCCGACCACCAGCCAGCACAGCAGCGCCAGCGGCAGCTGGATCAGGTGGAAGAGCAGCGTGCGGTAGGTCACGGGGTCGGCCAGCGTGGCGCGTAGCCAGGGCAGCACGCCCGGATACTCGGGGGGCAGGGGCCGGGCGAAGCGCACCCCCAGCAGCCCGGCCAGCAGGCGCTGCAGGTCGCCCAGGCCGCCCACCAGCCACAGGGTGCCCAGCAGGAAGGCGGCGCCGATCAGCAGCCAGAGCGTCAGCACCCCGGCCACCACGCCCCCCACGAGCAGCCCGGTGATCAGCCCGCCAGCCGGCAGGGCCAGCAGCAGGTACAGGGCCGTGCGGTAGGTGCGGGCGTCGAGCAGTTCGGCCAGCAGCCCGCCGGCGCTGCCCAGGCGGCCCTCCCCTGCTCCAGTCCCGGTGCCCATCCGCTCCATCATGCGACGTAGCGTAGGGGAAGCGCGGCCCGTGGGCGTCCCCCGAAAGGCGGAACGGGGCCGGCCTCCAGGGTCAGATCAGCCCGGAATCTTCAGCTTGTCGCCGGGGTGGATCAGATCCGGGTTGCTGATGTTGTTGTAATGGGCGATCTTCTTGTACTGCATGGGGTCGCCGTAGTACTTCTGGGCGATCGCGCTGAGGCTGTCGCCGGGCTTGACGGTGTACACGGTGTCGCCGCTGGCCTGATCCTTCTCCCTGGCCAGTTCCTTGGCCCCCTGGGCCACGCGCACGCCCGACATGTCCACGCCGGCCACGCCGCTCACGCCGCGCGCCGTCTGCTCCAGCAGGCGCAGTTCGTGGTCGTTGTCCACCACGCCGCGCAGGATCACGGACTTGCCGCTCTGCAGCACGTCCAGCGGGTCGTCGGAGAGTTCGCCGTTGCTGCGGATGGCGTGGTTCACCGCCTTGGCGACCTTGCTGGACTCCTCCAGCTCCTTGATCTCGGCGTCGCTGACGTCACCCCCGGAGGAGGCGTTCATGTTGCCGGTGCTTACGGAGCGCTGGGGCTGGATCTCCGGGCCGCTGTCCACGCTGGGGGTGGGCGCTGCGGGCGCGGCCTGGGCGGGGGCGCTGGCCGCCCGCTCGGTGGTCTGCTGAAAGCTCACGCCGCTGGTGTCGACGTTCTTCACGCCGCTGATGCCCTCCGCGACCACGCGGATCAGGCTGATATAGCGCTCGTTGGGCACCGCGCCGCTGACCATGACGTCGCCGCCCTGACCGCTGACCTTGAGGCCCAGTTCCTTGAGGCGGGGCTGCTCCCAGAGGGCGTCGTTGACCCGCTCTGCCGTGCTCTTTCCGAATGGCCACATAGGTCGAGAGTACACCAGACCGCCGGGGGTCGGGGCCGGGTTCTGTGAATTCGGCTACTTTCTCTAAGGCCGGCTCAAGGCTGGGCGGCGGGCCGGGCCAGCACCGGTAGCGGGGGCAGGGTGGGAGACTCGACCCAGACGCGCAGCACCGTCTGTGCCACCGGCCCCAGTTCCTGGCGGGTGAAGGCCAGCAGGTCGGCGGTGCGGACGGGCCGCGTGGAGAACTGCGCCACGTAGGCGCGCAGGAAGCGCCGGAAGGCGTCGTCGCCCACCGCCGAGCGCAGCGCATGCAGGGCCAGCGCCCCGCGCACGTAGGCGCTGGTATCGAACAGCTCGCCCTCGCGGCGGGCCACCAGCGGCCGGGTGGCCTGATCACGCACGCGCTCGTACCACGCGGCCACGACGCTGGCACCGTTCTCACCGCGCGACTCCAGCCACAGCAGTTCCGCGTAGGTGGCGAAGCCCTCGTTCAGCCAGACGTCGGCCCAGTCGCCCAGCACCACCCGGTCGCCGAACCACTGGTGGGCCGTCTCGTGCACGATCACGCGCTCGAAACTGGAGGCCAGCGGCATGGTCATCAGGGTGGCGGTCTCCAGCGCGGGCACGCGGGGCGAGATCACGGCCGCGCCGTGCGCCGCGAAGGGAAAGGGCCCGAACCATCCCGAGAGCACCCCCAGCATGTCGCCCAGGCGCAGGTAGGGCGCGCGGATGGTGCCGTCGGCGGCGGGGGGAAAGTAGTCGCGGCGCTGCACCCCGGCGCCGCCGACCCCCACCGGCACGGCCGGCGCCTGAACCGTCTGGAACTGGTTGACGTGGATCGCCAGGGCGTAGGCCGGAATGGGCTGGGCCTGCTCGAAGGTGAAGACCCGCCCGCCGGGCACCGCTTCCTCGGCGCGCAGCACCCCGCTGGCCGCCGCCACGTAGCCGCGCGGCACGGTGATGCGGGTGGTGAAGGTCGCCGGATCGGAGGGATGGTCGTTGACCGGCAGGAAGGTGCGCGCGCCGTCGGGCTCGCTGAAGGTGTAGTTGGCGGCGGGCTGCGAGGGGCCCGCGGGGACGCCCTGCCAGCCCAGACTCAGGTTCAGCTCGGGGTCACGGCGCGTGCCCGCCTGGCCGGCGTAACGCACGGAGAGCTGCGCCGTGCGGCCCGGCTGCAGGGCGGCGGCGGGCGTGATCCGCAGTTTGCCGGCCGCCCTATCCTGCTGCCACGCCACCGCCTGCCCGTTCCAGCGCACCTCCTGCACCGCCGGCCCCAGGAAGTCCAGGCTGACCTGCTCCAGCGGCCGCGTGGCGGCCAGGGTCAGCACGGCGCCCACGCGCAGGCCCAGCGTGCCCGGCTGATCCACCTGCAGGCTCAGGTCGTAGTGCCGCACGTCCAGGCCCGCCTGTCCCAGCGCCGGGAAGATCGAGTCGCCGATGGGCTGCGCCGGGTTGGCGGCGGGCGCCAGGATGGACGGCAAGGCAGGCACGGCCAGCTGGGCAGGGCCCGCCTGTGAGATGAGGGCCTGCGCCCCCACGGGCCCCCACGTCCCCAGGCCCGCCAGCAGCGCCGGCCGCCACCACTGCGCCAGCCGCCTGCGCGCCCGGGCCGTCATCTCAGATGGGGTAGTAGGCGCGCGGCGTGCCCCGGACGAAGTCGCGCGTGGGCACCCAGATCAGCGGATTGCGCTCCTCGACCTCGGGCGGCGGGCCGTAGCGCACCAGGGCCTCGACCTGCGCCATCGGCACCCATTTCAGGCCCACGACCTCGGGGTCGCTGGGGCTCAGCTCGCCGGAGAACTGAGCCGTGAAGCGCCCGAAATTCGCGTAGCACTCGTTGCGCGTGCCGGTCAGCAGCTCCCCTTCCAGCAGGCTGACGAAGGCCAGATCGGTGACGGTCAGGCCGGTCTCGTACAGCACCTGACGCACGGCGGCGTCGCCCAGCGTCTCGCCGGCATGGGCCTTGCCGCCCGGCAGGCCGTAGAAGATGCTGCCGTCGTCCATGCGCTCCTCGACCAGCAGCAGGTGGGCGTCCTGAACCAGATACACGTGCGCGGCGCGCTTGATGGGCAGGGTGCGCGACAGATGACTCATGTGCGGCGCAGTCTAGAGCATTTGTCCGAATGACGGCCCACCAGAGACCGCTGCCGCTGCCCTTCTCCCGACTCCTCCGTAGGGCCCATTCACTCCGTCCGGTGAGGAGTGGGCTGCTCGTTCGGCCCCGGCTGGAGCGCGCGCCAAGCGTCCGGGCGCGGAGCCACCTGCCGGCCCCGGCGCCCGGACGACGTTCACGGCTCTCCGGCGCCCAGCAGCGCCAGCACGTCGTCGGGCAAGCGGGCCGGGCGGTAGCTGCGATCCGTGGCGATGTGGCGGGTCTCCCCGGTGGCCAGCAGCTCGTCGCCGCGCACAACCCGGTAGCCGAAGGTCAGGGTGCGGCTGCGGAGCGCCGTGAGCGCGGTGGTCACGGTGAGTTCGTCGTCGTAGCGGGCCGCGCGG
It encodes:
- a CDS encoding chlorite dismutase family protein → MMVDLDPSGQVTGREADRANRQFLNYAFFKLDPAFRRLPGAEREELKAEFLAAAQGWVGDAPAEKGLILRPYSLVGVRADVDFMLWRIAFDVREFQDAQARLNRTRLMGYLTQPFNFVSMNKRSQYVNRIEGSGHGLEILPGQGQYLFIYPFIKTRPWYDLTPHSRQGMMDEHIHASAPFKGVRINTSYSYGIDDQEFVVSFDSDHPQEFVDLVHRLRYTEASMYTLRDTPMFTCVKKELAGVLDDLG
- a CDS encoding BON domain-containing protein, coding for MWPFGKSTAERVNDALWEQPRLKELGLKVSGQGGDVMVSGAVPNERYISLIRVVAEGISGVKNVDTSGVSFQQTTERAASAPAQAAPAAPTPSVDSGPEIQPQRSVSTGNMNASSGGDVSDAEIKELEESSKVAKAVNHAIRSNGELSDDPLDVLQSGKSVILRGVVDNDHELRLLEQTARGVSGVAGVDMSGVRVAQGAKELAREKDQASGDTVYTVKPGDSLSAIAQKYYGDPMQYKKIAHYNNISNPDLIHPGDKLKIPG
- a CDS encoding sensor histidine kinase gives rise to the protein MMERMGTGTGAGEGRLGSAGGLLAELLDARTYRTALYLLLALPAGGLITGLLVGGVVAGVLTLWLLIGAAFLLGTLWLVGGLGDLQRLLAGLLGVRFARPLPPEYPGVLPWLRATLADPVTYRTLLFHLIQLPLALLCWLVVGTLAAVCLLGLASPLWLMNPGALPVMWGEWTLRPSPLGVLGLLLLGAGGLVVTAGVVNLLGRMWTRLAVALLARDPGAEAARREVVALRRAAGRVALGDDLGATLQDLTAQARAASTAHAVALVAPDGTLRAGSGPDAQALGGRPDRRPAPGEADVRRSVDGALLATLPVALPPSAGVPDGGVLRALYAPGVRPGSEELAFLLSIADHAGTALHAAQLIERAGARAGEQERARLARELHDSVAQALYGITLGAKTARATLELDPERTRASLEYTIRLAEGGVSEMKALLFSLRPDALEEGGLVAALRQHAHALEARHGLTVHAELKTEPRLGPDAQAAAYRVAQEAMHNIVKHARATQVWLDVHEDGQQVILSVRDDGRGFDPAAPRSGTLGQRSMRERAAGVGGGLEVRSAPGAGTQVTLRLPVDAPVQAELRLPPGPESAPPSGEPSAASGSTAPDLPAPRGSR
- a CDS encoding DUF4097 family beta strand repeat-containing protein, translating into MTFSPPTRPLPPVLARMALGLLLAGLGSVLTWRGVTPVPTPGLLGVTTPVSLPLDGPLPRDLAGSATLRLEGDRVDIDLGALPPGSPQVLSGRAVHRDRNPLSVEAQRRGRQLSASLGLRVQPLQGQPFDRGRVVVGGPEPLQHRLSLALTRRIPLTLSTQTSSGAQTLNLVPLRLRALTVRTSSGSQAVTLPGRAGGPFSLISASGDIAVTASPGASPEALRVNTQSGDLSLNLAGARLQALGVGSLSGDVRLTLPGVHQRGSVTTASGDVTVSAPPGTLGGNLDIRTQSGDVTLRVPPTLRVRVRFTDRDTLTLPPGTPPATAPQLDVFVDSSSGDFALQTLDGQPVEVPPPPEAPSEVPPGSSSRP
- a CDS encoding NUDIX domain-containing protein → MSHLSRTLPIKRAAHVYLVQDAHLLLVEERMDDGSIFYGLPGGKAHAGETLGDAAVRQVLYETGLTVTDLAFVSLLEGELLTGTRNECYANFGRFTAQFSGELSPSDPEVVGLKWVPMAQVEALVRYGPPPEVEERNPLIWVPTRDFVRGTPRAYYPI
- a CDS encoding M1 family metallopeptidase yields the protein MTARARRRLAQWWRPALLAGLGTWGPVGAQALISQAGPAQLAVPALPSILAPAANPAQPIGDSIFPALGQAGLDVRHYDLSLQVDQPGTLGLRVGAVLTLAATRPLEQVSLDFLGPAVQEVRWNGQAVAWQQDRAAGKLRITPAAALQPGRTAQLSVRYAGQAGTRRDPELNLSLGWQGVPAGPSQPAANYTFSEPDGARTFLPVNDHPSDPATFTTRITVPRGYVAAASGVLRAEEAVPGGRVFTFEQAQPIPAYALAIHVNQFQTVQAPAVPVGVGGAGVQRRDYFPPAADGTIRAPYLRLGDMLGVLSGWFGPFPFAAHGAAVISPRVPALETATLMTMPLASSFERVIVHETAHQWFGDRVVLGDWADVWLNEGFATYAELLWLESRGENGASVVAAWYERVRDQATRPLVARREGELFDTSAYVRGALALHALRSAVGDDAFRRFLRAYVAQFSTRPVRTADLLAFTRQELGPVAQTVLRVWVESPTLPPLPVLARPAAQP
- a CDS encoding response regulator; protein product: MTLPANPPVSVLLVDDHAVVRQGLKLFLGLDPLIEVVGEAANGEEALAEAERLIPDVVIMDLMMPVMDGITATRHLRRRLPETEVIALTSTLEEHKVNGAIEAGAISYMLKDASSDTLAEAIHAAARGEVRLHPEAARRLVRDFRGGEMRETLTPKETIVLQLIAHGYSNKDIARDQDVSEATVKTHVSRLLSKLGLDSRTQAALYALKHGIASLDGVEV